CGCGCGGGAGCGGGTCGACGACTACCCGCACAAGTTCTCCGGCGGCATGCGGCAGCGCGTGATGATCGCGATGGCGCTCGCTCTGGACCCGACGATCGTCATCGCCGACGAGCCCACCACGGCGCTGGACGCGACCGTGCAGGCGCAGATCCTGGACCTGTTGATGCGCCTGCGACGGGAACTCGGCATGGCTCTGATCATCATCACGCACGACCTGGGCGTCGTCGCCCAGTTGGCCGACGAGGTTCTCGTCATGTACGCGGGCCGAGTGGTGGAGGTGGCGGACCGGCACACTCTTTATTACCGGGCGCACCACCCGTACACGCTCGGCCTGCTCGGTTCGGTGCCGTCCACTGTGGGCGGTGGACGGCTCCGGCCGATTCCCGGGCAGCCGCCCAGCCCGATCCGCCTGCCGCGAGGGTGCCCCTTCCACCCCGCTGCGAGTACGTGCTGGATCGGTGCCGGGTGGACGAGCCCGGACTACTGCCGGTGGCCGGCGGTGCCGGCCACCGGTCAGCCTGCTGGCTGCCGGCGACGCGGGCACAGAGGAGCGTGGCGGCATGAATCTGCTCCAGGTCGACGAGGCCGTCCGGCACTTCCCGCTCAAGGGCCGCGCCGGCGCGGTACACGCCGTCGACGGGGTCAGCCTGACGGTACGCCGCGGCGAGACGCTCGGCCTGGTCGGCGAGACCGGCTGCGGCAAGTCCACGTTGGCCCGGCTCATCTGCCGGCTCGACGACCTGACCGGCGGGCGGATCGTCTTCGACGGCCGGGACATCACCCGGCTGTCCCGGCGGGAGCTCGCCCCGATCCGCCGCGACGTCCAGATGATCTTCCAGGACCCGTACGGCTCGCTGAACCCGCGCCGCCGGGTGGGGTCGATCATCGGCGATCCGTTCGCCATCCACCGCATCGCCGACGGCCGGGACCGGCGCCGCCGGGTCAAGGAGCTGATGGAGCTGGTCGGGCTGAACCCGGAGCACTACAACCGCTTCCCGGCCGAGTTCTCCGGCGGGCAGCGCCAGCGCATCGGCGTCGCCCGCGCGCTGGCCCTGCGCCCGAAGCTGCTGGTCTGCGACGAACCCGTGTCCGCCCTCGACGTGTCGATCCAGGCGCAGGTGATCAACCTGCTCGACGAGCTGCAGGACCTGCTGGGCCTCACGTACGTGTTCATCTCGCACGACCTGTCCGTGGTACGCCACGTCAGCGACCGGGTCGCGGTGATGTATCTGGGCCGGATCGTGGAGGTGGCGCCCGCGCCCGAGTTGTACGCCCGGCCGCGGCACCCGTACACGGCGGCGCTGCTGTCCGCGGCGCCGGTCGCCGACCCGGACCTGGCCGACCGGCGGCAGCGGATCCTGCTCAGCGGCGACGTGCCGTCCCCTGTGGACCCGCCGAAGGGCTGCCGGTTCCACCCGCGCTGTCCCAAGGCTCAGGATCGCTGCGCTCTGGAGGAGCCGCATCTGGTGTCCCGCGACGCGGATCCGGAAAGCCACGCCACCGCGTGCCACTTCCCGGTCGACTCGACGAGTGAACTGGTCGCGGCGTGAGCGAGCGAGCTGGCGCGGCGGCGTCTGGACTGAGGAGCGCAGCGACGAGGAAAGACGTCGCCTTCAGCGCCGCGCGAGCGAGCGAATCAGCAGGCACAGCCGCCGGCATCGAGGGCCGCGGCCCGCTGCGGCTCGCCTTCGCCCGGCTGCGCCACGACCGGGTGGCGATCGCCTCGGCCGCGGTCATCGTCACCCTCGTCGTGGTCGCGCTCGCCGCGCCGTTGATCGCCCACCTCGTCGGCCACGACCCGGACACCCAGTACCGGGACACCGGCCTGACGCCGGCCGGGCTCCCGGTCGGGCCGAGCCGCCACTTCCTGCTGGGCACCGACAACCTGGGCCGGGACGTGCTGGTCCGGATCGCCTACGGCACCCGGGTTTCGCTGATCGTCGGCGTACTGTCCACTGTGCTCGCCGTGGCGCTGGGTGTCGTGATAGGAGTGACCGCCGGCTACTTCCGCGGCGCCACCGACACCGTCCTGGCCCGGTTCATGGACGTGGTGCTGTCGTTCCCGTTCCTGCTCTTCGCGATCGCGCTGGTGTCGGTCGCGGGGCCGAGCCTGATCGTGTCGATCCTCGTCATCGCGTTCTTCTCGTGGGCCGCGGTGGGCCGGATCGTACGCGGGCAGACACTGTCCATCCGGGAGCGTGAGTACGTGGCGGCCGCCCGGTCGCTGGGCGCGAGCGACCTGCGCATCATGTTCGTCGACGTGCTGCCCAACCTGGTCGCGCCGGTGATCGTGTACACCACGCTGCTGATCCCGACCGCCATCGTCTTCGAGGCGACGCTGTCGTTTCTCGGCATGGGCGTGGTGCCGCCGACGCCGACCTGGGGCAACATGCTGTCCGACTCGTTGCAGTATTACCAGGTGGCCTGGTGGTTCGTGCTCTTTCCCGGGCTGGCGCTGCTGATTACCACCCTTGCCTTCAACCTGCTGGGCGACAGCGTCCGCGACGCACTGGGGTGAAAGATGGTCAGATTCATCGTCCGGCGGCTGCTCTTCGGCGTTCTGGTGCTGTGGCTGATCAGCGTGGCCGTGTTCGCGCTCTTCTTCGTCGCCCCGCACGACCCGGCACGGACGATCGCCGGCCGGCAGGCCACCCCGGAGACGGTCGCCCTCGTCCGGCACCGGCTCGGGCTGGACCAATCGGTGCTGTCCCAGTACGGCCACTTCCTGAGCCGGCTGCTGCACGGCGACCTCGGTTACTCGTACTACAACTCCGAGCCGGTGCGTTCGCTGATCGCCACCCGGCTCCCGGTCACCCTCTCGCTGACCCTCGGCGGCGCCGTACTGTGGCTGATCCTGGGTGTGGGCATCGGGGTGATGGCCGCGCGGCGCCCGCGCAGCCTCCTCGACCGCACGGCGACGGTCTTCGTGCTCGGCGGCCTGTCGATGCCCACGTTCCTGGTTGGACTGTTGCTTTTGTACTTTCTCTTCTTCCGGCTGCACCTGGCCGGCATCGACGCCTTCCCCGGCGGCGGGTACGTCCCGCTGACGCAGAGTCCCGGCCAGTGGGCGCAGCATCTCGTGCTGCCGTGGCTGACCCTCGCGCTGGTGTCCGCCGCCACCTACTCCCGGCTGACCCGGGCGGCGCTGCTGGAGGTGCTGGACGAGGACTACATCCGCACCGCGCGCTCCAAGGGCCTGTCGGAGCGGCGCGTCATCTACCGGCACGCGCTGCGCAGCGCGCTCACCCCGGTCGCCACCCAGCTGGGCATCGACGTGGGCGCGCTGCTCGGCGGCGCCATCATCACCGAGAACGTCTTCGGGCTGCCCGGCCTCGGCCAGCTCGCCGTCCAGTCGGTCACCACCCAGGACCTGCCGGTCATCGTGGGCATCGTCCTGGTGGCGTCGGCGTTCGTGGTGCTCGCCAACCTCGCGGTGGACCTCACGTACGCGGTGCTTGACCCGAGGGTGCGCCCGACGTAACGTCGAAACAGGCCGAGAGGCGCTGCAACGGGTTTCAACAACCCGCCACGCTCGGCCATGCGAAATCCGCAAGGGCGCCTCCTATTACAGGAGGTGCCTTCTTCGTGAGCACCCGTTTGCAACACGTCAATGGCCTCGACTTCGCGGTGGCGGACCTCTCGCTGGCCACCGCCGGCCGGCACCAGATCCGGCTGGCCGAGCACGAGATGCCCGGCCTGATGGAGCTGCGCCGCCGGTTCGCCGCGGACCAGCCGCTGCGCGGCGCCCGCGTCGCCGGCTCGCTGCACATGACCGTGCAGACCGCCGTCCTCATCGAGACCCTCGCCGCGCTGGGCGCGCAGGTCCGCTGGGTGTCCTGCAACATCTTCTCCACCCAGGACGAGGCCGCCGCGGCCGTCGTCGTCGGCCCGACCGGCACCGTCGAGCGGCCGGCGGGCAGCCCGGTGTTCGCCTGGAAGGGCGAGACGCTCGCCGAGTACTGGTGGTGCACCGACCAGCTCTTCGACTTCGGCGACGGGCAGGGGCCCAACATGCTGGTCGACGACGGCGGCGACGCCACCCTGCTGATCCACAAGGGCGTCGAGTTCGAGGCGGCCGGCGCGGTGCCGCAGGCCGGCGAGCACGACCACGAGGAGTACCGGCTGATCCTGGACACGCTGTCCGCCAGCCTGGCCGCGGACGGCCGCCGCTTCACCCGGATCGCCGCCGGCATGCGGGGCGTCTCCGAGGAGACCACCAACGGCGTCGGCCGCCTCTACAAGCTCGCCGCCGAGGGCCGCCTGCTCTTCCCGGCCATCAACGTCAACGACTCGGTCACGAAGTCGAAGTTCGACAACAAGTACGGCATCCGGCACTCGCTCGTGGACGGCATCAACCGCGCCACCGACGTCATGCTCGGCGGCAAGATCGTCGTCGTCTGCGGGTACGGCGACGTCGGCAAGGGAGCGGCGCAGTCGCTGCGCGGGCAGGGTGCCCGGGTCGTGGTCACCGAGATCGACCCGATCTGCGCGCTACAGGCCGCGATGGACGGCCTGCAGGTGGTGCTCCTCGACGACGTGGTCGCCGAGGCGGACCTGTTCATCACCACGACCGGTGGCACCGACATCATCAGCGCCGAGCAGATGGGCCGGATGAAGCACAACGCGATCGTCGGGAACGTGGGCCACTTCGACACCGAGATCGACATGGCGGGCCTGGCCCGCGTTCCCGGGATCGAACGGATCGAGGTCAAGCCGCAGGTGCACGAGTGGCGGTTCCCCGACGGGCACTCGATCCTGGTGCTGTCCGAGGGGCGGCTGCTCAACCTGGGCAACGCCACCGGGCACCCGAGCTTCGTCATGTCCAACTCGTTCGCCAACCAGACCCTCGCCCAGATCGAGCTGTTCACCAAGCCCGACGCGTACGAGAACCGGGTCTACATGCTGCCCAAGCACCTCGACGAGGAGGTCGCCCGGCTGCACCTGGACGCGCTCGGCGCGCGCCTGACCACGCTGACCAAGAAGCAGGCCGAGTACCTCGGCGTCGACGTCGCCGGGCCGTACAAGGCGGACCACTACCGCTACTGAGGCGCGCTTGCATCGATTGATCTGACTGTATAGTTTGAGACTCTCGCGAGTCGGCTCCCGGGCACCGCCTTCGCACCCATCGGCATACCCCCGGGAGTCCTGACATGCGCAAAGCGCGTCCTCGCGTCCTCCTCGCCGCGGCCACGGTGGTGGCCGTCGGCGTGGTGGGAAGCGTTACCGCCGTGACCGCCGCGTCCGCCGCGGCCGGCTGCTCCGTGGCATACACGGTCGGCTCGCAGTGGCCGAGCGGCTTCACCGGCAACGTCAACATCACCAACCTCGGCGACCCGATCAACGGGTGGACGCTGACCTGGTCGTACACCGCCGGGCAGACGGTCACCCAGGCATGGAACGCGACAGTGACGCAGAGCGGCGCCGCGGTGACCGCCCGGAACATGTCCTACAACGCCACCATCGCCACCAACGGCAGCACGGCGTTCGGCTTCAACGGCTCCTGGACCGGCAGCAACCCGGTGCCGACCAGCTTCGCCCTCAACGGCACCACCTGCACCGGCGGAGTTACCCCGACCACCGCGCCGACCACGGCCGCACCGACCACCGCGCCGCCCACCAGCGCCCCGCCGACCACGCCGCCGCCGAACAACCGGACCTTCAACAACCCGTTGAAGGCGCAAGGTCCGGATCCGTGGTTGACGTACTACAACGGCTTCTACTACCTGGCCACGACGACGTGGAACAACACGATCACGATGCGCAAGTCGGCCACGCTCGGTGGGCTGCGCACCGCCCCCGACACCCTGCTGTTCACCCTCACCCGGCCGAACGGTGCCGGCACGATGTGGGCGCCGGAGTTCCATCTGCTCAACGGGCCGAGCGGGCAACGCTGGTACTTCTACTACACCGCCGGCCAAGAGCCCTACAACCTGGGCACCCAACGCATCCACGTGCTGGAAAGCGCCGGCCTGGACCCGATGGGCCCCTACACGTTCAAGGCCGACATGCTCGACCCGACCGCGGACAACACCTGGGAACTCGACCCCGGCATCCTGCAACTCAACGGCCAACTCTATTTGCTCGGCACGTTCTACAACGGATCCCAACCCATGTTCATCCGCCCGCTGTCCAACCCCTGGACCGCCTCCGGCACCCGCCGGACCCTGTCCACCCCCACCTACTCGTGGGAAACCGTGGGTGGCGCGGTCAACGAAGGCGGCGAAGTCCTGCAACGCAACGGCAGAACCTTCATCATCTACTCCGCCTCACACTGCTCCACCCCCGACTACAAACTCGGCATGCTCACCTACAACGGCGGCGACCCACTCCTGTCCTCCTCCTGGACCAAATCAGCCAACCCCGTCTTCCAACGCTCCAACGCCAACGGCGTCTACGGACCCGGCCACAACGGCTTCTTCAAATCCCCCGACGGCACCGAAGACTGGATCGTCTACCACGCCAACAGCTCCACCAGCGGCGGCTGCGACATGAACCGCTCCACCCGCGCCCAAAAATTCACCTGGAACGCCGACGGCACCCCCAACTTCGGCACCCCCGCATCCCTGAACACCGCACTCGCCGTACCAAGCGGCGAACCCGCCTCCTAAGAGCACTCCGCGGCTAGCGCGCCCCGGTCCCGCAGGTCCAGCGGGCCGGGGTGCGCGCGCTGTCGCCGGCGATCAGGGTGCCGTCGGTGTTGAACGCGTTGGCGTTGCTGGGGCCGGAGCCGGCCAGGTGCGGCAGCGTGCGCCGCGTACCGTCCGGCGCTACCAGCGTCGCGGTGCCGTCGGACTGGTTGACCACGAGCAGCCCACCGGCGCTGATCGCACCCGTCCGGCCGGCGGCCACGGCGGTGGCTTCGCCGGTACGCAGGTTCCAGCGGACCGCGATGCGCCGCTCGGCGGGCCGCAGAACGCCGCCCAGCAGGTCCGGCGCCGGCCGGTCCGCGTCGTCGAGCTGCCCGTACGCCCAGTCGCCGCGCACGCCGAGCGCCTCCCCGCCGGCTGTTCCGGGCGGCTGGGCTAGCGGGCCGCCCCGCCCGTCGGCGTCCCACCGGTAGGGGCCGCCGCCGTTCCGCGCGCCGACGACCACCCCGGAGTCGGCGATGCCGAACGCCATCGCCTCGCCCTTCGCGGCCAGCACGACCACCCGGGCGTCCGCGGTGGCGCCGTACCAGACCGCCGCCGCCGTCCGGCCGCCGCCGAACAGCACGCCGGCGACGTGGCCGGCCTTGTTGATCGAGTACGCCGCGGCGCCGTCGAACCCCGCCGGGATGGGCAGTTCGGCGACCGTGTCGCCGGCGTACGCCCAGGCCGTCTGACGGCCATCGGCGCCCAGGGTCCGGCCGACCACGACTCCGCTGTCGTTCACGCCGGTGGCGATGCCCGCGCGGATGCCCCGGATCGGCTGGGGGCGCGGCCCCTCCCAGCGGACCGGCGTCGCCGTCCCGTCCCCGGCGGCGAAGCCGGCCAGGTAGCGGCCGTCCGGCGAGGCGGCGCTGACCGAGCCGTACCGGGTGCCGTCGGGCAGCGCCAGCCGTTCGACGGTGCAGCCGGGCGCGGGCCGCACGGCCGGTGGCCCGGTGTCGCCGCCGCGGGTCGCGCCGAGGCCGGTCACCGCGGCGAACGCGGCGAGCAGGACCGCGAACACGCCCACCACCGCCACGGCCGACCGGGTGCGGCGACGGGCGGCCCGCCGGCCGTTCCGCACCAACTCGGACAGGTCGATCCGGGTGGGTGGCGGGTCCACTGTCGACATCAGGTCGCGCATCATCGTCTCGTCGGACGCCGTCATCGCCGTCTCCTCAGGTTGGCCGCCGGCCCTCACCCATCTGTCGGGTCCAAGGGCCCCGCAGGTTGTCCCCGACCGGGAGAAATGGCAGGGTGTCCAGTCGTGTCGATCATCCGGGTGGAGGGGCTGGTCAAGGAGTTCCGCCGGCCCCGGCGGTACCGCGGCCCGCTCGGCGGGCTGCGTACGCTGTTCTCCCGCCAGTACACGGTGAACCGGGCGGTGGACGGGGTCACCTTCGCGATCGAGCCGGGCGAGCTGGTCGGCTACCTCGGCCCGAACGGTGCCGGCAAGTCCACGACCATCAAGATGCTCACCGGGATCCTGGTGCCGACGTCCGGCGTGGTCGAGGTGGCCGGCGTGACGCCGTGGCGGGACCGGGAGCGCAACGCCCGGCAGATCGGTGTGGTGTTCGGCCAGCGCAGCCAGCTGTGGTGGGATCTGCCGCTGCGCGACTCGCTCACGCTGATCGGCAAGCTGTACCAGGTGCCGGCGGACCGGTTCCGGCGCAACGAGGAACGCTTCACCGAGCTGCTCGGGCTGGGCGAGTTCCTGGACACGCCGGTGCGGCAGCTGTCGCTGGGGCAGCGGATGCGCGGGGACCTGGCGGCCGCGATGCTGTACGAGCCGCGCATCCTCTACCTGGATGAGCCGACGGTGGGCCTGGACGTGGTGGCCAAGGAACGGATCCGCGCGTTCGTGGGCCAGCTGA
This genomic stretch from Phytohabitans rumicis harbors:
- a CDS encoding ABC transporter permease; the encoded protein is MVRFIVRRLLFGVLVLWLISVAVFALFFVAPHDPARTIAGRQATPETVALVRHRLGLDQSVLSQYGHFLSRLLHGDLGYSYYNSEPVRSLIATRLPVTLSLTLGGAVLWLILGVGIGVMAARRPRSLLDRTATVFVLGGLSMPTFLVGLLLLYFLFFRLHLAGIDAFPGGGYVPLTQSPGQWAQHLVLPWLTLALVSAATYSRLTRAALLEVLDEDYIRTARSKGLSERRVIYRHALRSALTPVATQLGIDVGALLGGAIITENVFGLPGLGQLAVQSVTTQDLPVIVGIVLVASAFVVLANLAVDLTYAVLDPRVRPT
- a CDS encoding ABC transporter ATP-binding protein, whose protein sequence is MNLLQVDEAVRHFPLKGRAGAVHAVDGVSLTVRRGETLGLVGETGCGKSTLARLICRLDDLTGGRIVFDGRDITRLSRRELAPIRRDVQMIFQDPYGSLNPRRRVGSIIGDPFAIHRIADGRDRRRRVKELMELVGLNPEHYNRFPAEFSGGQRQRIGVARALALRPKLLVCDEPVSALDVSIQAQVINLLDELQDLLGLTYVFISHDLSVVRHVSDRVAVMYLGRIVEVAPAPELYARPRHPYTAALLSAAPVADPDLADRRQRILLSGDVPSPVDPPKGCRFHPRCPKAQDRCALEEPHLVSRDADPESHATACHFPVDSTSELVAA
- a CDS encoding ABC transporter permease, producing MSERAGAAASGLRSAATRKDVAFSAARASESAGTAAGIEGRGPLRLAFARLRHDRVAIASAAVIVTLVVVALAAPLIAHLVGHDPDTQYRDTGLTPAGLPVGPSRHFLLGTDNLGRDVLVRIAYGTRVSLIVGVLSTVLAVALGVVIGVTAGYFRGATDTVLARFMDVVLSFPFLLFAIALVSVAGPSLIVSILVIAFFSWAAVGRIVRGQTLSIREREYVAAARSLGASDLRIMFVDVLPNLVAPVIVYTTLLIPTAIVFEATLSFLGMGVVPPTPTWGNMLSDSLQYYQVAWWFVLFPGLALLITTLAFNLLGDSVRDALG
- the ahcY gene encoding adenosylhomocysteinase; translation: MSTRLQHVNGLDFAVADLSLATAGRHQIRLAEHEMPGLMELRRRFAADQPLRGARVAGSLHMTVQTAVLIETLAALGAQVRWVSCNIFSTQDEAAAAVVVGPTGTVERPAGSPVFAWKGETLAEYWWCTDQLFDFGDGQGPNMLVDDGGDATLLIHKGVEFEAAGAVPQAGEHDHEEYRLILDTLSASLAADGRRFTRIAAGMRGVSEETTNGVGRLYKLAAEGRLLFPAINVNDSVTKSKFDNKYGIRHSLVDGINRATDVMLGGKIVVVCGYGDVGKGAAQSLRGQGARVVVTEIDPICALQAAMDGLQVVLLDDVVAEADLFITTTGGTDIISAEQMGRMKHNAIVGNVGHFDTEIDMAGLARVPGIERIEVKPQVHEWRFPDGHSILVLSEGRLLNLGNATGHPSFVMSNSFANQTLAQIELFTKPDAYENRVYMLPKHLDEEVARLHLDALGARLTTLTKKQAEYLGVDVAGPYKADHYRY
- a CDS encoding family 43 glycosylhydrolase, producing MRKARPRVLLAAATVVAVGVVGSVTAVTAASAAAGCSVAYTVGSQWPSGFTGNVNITNLGDPINGWTLTWSYTAGQTVTQAWNATVTQSGAAVTARNMSYNATIATNGSTAFGFNGSWTGSNPVPTSFALNGTTCTGGVTPTTAPTTAAPTTAPPTSAPPTTPPPNNRTFNNPLKAQGPDPWLTYYNGFYYLATTTWNNTITMRKSATLGGLRTAPDTLLFTLTRPNGAGTMWAPEFHLLNGPSGQRWYFYYTAGQEPYNLGTQRIHVLESAGLDPMGPYTFKADMLDPTADNTWELDPGILQLNGQLYLLGTFYNGSQPMFIRPLSNPWTASGTRRTLSTPTYSWETVGGAVNEGGEVLQRNGRTFIIYSASHCSTPDYKLGMLTYNGGDPLLSSSWTKSANPVFQRSNANGVYGPGHNGFFKSPDGTEDWIVYHANSSTSGGCDMNRSTRAQKFTWNADGTPNFGTPASLNTALAVPSGEPAS
- a CDS encoding ABC transporter ATP-binding protein, with the translated sequence MSIIRVEGLVKEFRRPRRYRGPLGGLRTLFSRQYTVNRAVDGVTFAIEPGELVGYLGPNGAGKSTTIKMLTGILVPTSGVVEVAGVTPWRDRERNARQIGVVFGQRSQLWWDLPLRDSLTLIGKLYQVPADRFRRNEERFTELLGLGEFLDTPVRQLSLGQRMRGDLAAAMLYEPRILYLDEPTVGLDVVAKERIRAFVGQLNADSGTTVILTTHDLDDVERLCRRIILIDHGTVLYDGDVASLKARYAPYRELVVHAEERIEVPGARTTKHEDGRSWLRFDPARTQVADLIGAVLAAYPVTDLSIVEPDLEGVIHQIYAAGDRS